Proteins from one Anopheles nili chromosome 2, idAnoNiliSN_F5_01, whole genome shotgun sequence genomic window:
- the LOC128732181 gene encoding T-box transcription factor TBX5 produces MMHHLDFTNGHRHSDGALGMSGGPMGAMLHESFSGLVGAVPTAADLNGPDFLHHYGPAVDYWNPVAYKNGTNPMKAMEACLQNANKGQYNPLEQVEQLSISCDSESQSSPLEHSQQSTANGTGLLLSHGANLHHNNNNNVLNSNKNLHEPRGQAKTQRASEQRHQRTRAGRRGAVDGSQSSSPEGATDGEGRAGMPEDEGDGDGSRTDEEDEDDIGGSDEDTTRGGDGGGGGRRESIIQNGSRQQAVRQQQQQQQQQLGAPQTAAFANTKKAPDADKPYHSSLAGAVVVLEGKHLWDKFHEQGTEMIVTKAGRRMFPTFQVKVSGLELAAEYLMIMDFVPLDDKRYRYAFHTSSWVVAGKADPISPPRISVHPDSPATGATWMKQTISFDKLKLTNNQLDDNGHIILNSMHRYQPRLHVCYFTRNGVKDEKDTLTHRTFVFSETSFTAVTAYQNQRVTQLKIVSNPFAKGFRDNETNEDSQERSAPAMSDRLKNERSSSYKKDGEMAPATAGSGTSSSPRLLPVSSAASSTTMVSSVLSLHQPPHHQPSLHHLQHHLQHLHQPPGPNPTTPGEGTGTSTDAHHHLHQHQQHHQQQQQQQQQSHHSHHHLNGSSAGLTALVAGHHSPLNSPASSSGGASLSPYGLSPHTAGSGATSTGSGSAGSSSNMLAQPYASEASGFGPIYHHHHHHHHHNPLGGSNGPYMGHSSFVDKYKLSTTPPPPPPPPNTLTPPGATYTGHYQGFYAGPSHPGAGMGHHAMAHGARAAVASITCRDRPEHGWYA; encoded by the exons CTTGCCTTCAGAACGCCAACAAAGGCCAGTACAATCCACTGGAGCAAGTCGAGCAGCTTAGCATAAGCTGTGACAGCGAGTCGCAGTCTTCTCCGCTGGAGCATAGCCAGCAATCGACGGCCAACGGAACCGGGCTTCTTCTTAGCCATGGTGCGAATCTCCATcacaacaataataacaacgtgctgaacagcaacaaaaacctCCACGAGCCTCGTGGTCAGGCAAAGACCCAGCGGGCTTCGGAACAGCGACATCAGCGAACTCGCGCAGGACGACGTGGTGCGGTAGATGGCTCACAGAGCTCTTCCCCGGAAGGAGCAACCGATGGCGAAGGTCGTGCAGGTATGCCGGAGGACGagggcgatggcgatggcagcAGAACGgacgaggaggacgaggacgacatCGGTGGTAGTGACGAGGACACAACCaggggtggtgatggtggtggtggtggtaggaGGGAATCTATCATACAAAATGGCAGCAGGCAGCAGGCCgttcgccagcagcagcagcagcagcagcagcagctgggaGCGCCTCAGACGGCGGCTTTCGCGAACACCAAAAAAGCACCCGACGCGGATAAGCCTTATCATTCGTCGCTGGCCGGGGCTGTGGTCGTGCTCGAGGGCAAACACTTGTGGGACAAGTTTCACGAGCAGGGCACGGAGATGATAGTCACAAAGGCGGGACGGCGCATGTTCCCGACCTTCCAGGTGAAGGTATCCGGGCTGGAGCTGGCCGCGGAGTACCTCATGATAATGGACTTTGTGCCGCTCGATGATAAGCGCTATCGATACGCGTTCCACAC CTCAAGCTGGGtcgtggccggaaaagcggaccCTATCTCACCGCCCCGCATCAGCGTCCACCCGGATTCACCTGCAACCGGTGCCACCTGGATGAAGCAGACCATCTCTTTTGACAAGCTGAAGCTCACCAACAACCAGCTGGACGATAATGGCCAT ATCATTCTCAACTCGATGCATCGTTACCAGCCACGGCTGCACGTATGCTACTTCACGCGCAATGGCGTCAAGGACGAGAAGGACACGCTCACACACCGAACGTTTGTTTTCTCTGAGACATCCTTCACGGCCGTGACGGCTTACCAGAACCAGCGG GTTACTCAGCTCAAGATCGTCAGCAATCCCTTCGCGAAGGGTTTTCGGGACAACGAAACTAACGAAGA CTCCCAGGAACGATCGGCACCGGCCATGAGCGatcggttgaaaaatgagcgcAGCTCCAGCTACAAGA AAGATGGCGAAATGGCACCAGCTACAGCTGGGTCGGGCACATCCTCGTCACCTCGGTTACTACCGGTTTCGTCTGCGGCATCCTCCACCACGATGGTGTCCTCCGTCCTGTCTCTACACCAACCTCCACACCACCAGCCATCACTGCATCATCTCCAGCATCACCTGCAGCATCTTCACCAACCGCCCGGTCCCAATCCGACCACACCCGGCGAAGGAACCGGAACGTCAACCGACGCCCATCATCACCTTcatcaacaccagcaacatcaccagcagcagcagcaacagcagcaacagtccCATCATAGCCACCATCATCTGAACGGAAGTAGCGCAGGATTGACCGCTCTTGTGGCGGGACACCATTCACCTCTCAACTCGCCGGCATCTTCGTCAGGTGGGGCCTCACTCTCACCGTACGGGTTGTCCCCGCATACTGCCGGTTCCGGGGCCACTTCGACCGGATCTGGGTCGGCCGGATCCAGCAGTAATATGCTGGCGCAACCGTACGCCTCCGAAGCTAGCGGTTTTGGGCCAAtctaccaccaccatcatcaccatcaccatcacaaCCCACTGGGTGGATCAAACGGACCCTATATGGGCCATTCGTCCTTCGTCGATAAGTACAAACTGTCGACGacgcctccaccacctccaccaccacccaacacGCTTACACCACCGGGAGCCACCTACACTGGGCATTATCAGGGTTTTTACGCCGGTCCAAGTCATCCCGGTGCCGGAATGGGTCATCACGCGATGGCACATGGGGCACGGGCTGCCGTCGCCTCGATCACGTGTCGCGATCGTCCCGAGCATGGCTGGTACGcttaa
- the LOC128721134 gene encoding hexamerin-1.1-like, with translation MRTFGVFVLGAALAVASAAFVPSTSQVKYAEKDFLHKQEDLLLLFRHLYEKDWNPQLVAYAKNFHFKESAELFQHEPTAPWAKTLYSYYEHGLLPKGEVFSVYDETHREQAVALFRVLYHAKDWETFYKVAAWARYYVNEGMFVYALTVAVTHRSDMAGFALPAPYEISPYHFINTEVIQKAQQYKMQGYYGMQKVDGVYTVTIPSNYTGWYMHTNAEQKISYFTEDIGLNSYYYYLHTDYPFWLGGEQFGLSKDRRGELYLYEHQQILARYYLERLSNDLGHVPEFSWHAPIATGYYPDLQYYNGHSFPARDNYYHADQEANYREIRQVVDYEKRLRDVIDQGFFVLPDGKKVNLSTPESVDVLGNLIQDNPDSYEHRFYKYVAMYARIIMGAAIEPVEPYQVIPSALEHYESAMRDPVFYQIYKRIVAYYHQFKEHLPEYTYDELAFPGVKIDGVVVDKLQTYFDRFDVDITNAIDIEPEPYVPGKYEGFGEIEYKPDPVVIKARTVRLNHKPFVYKVSLTAEKPGKAAVRVFLGPKYNEYGTLYTLNENRENFYELDYFVQELVAGKNVLSRTSANFNGYVKDRTSFYELYRNVMAGYKGTEKFALDMTEAHCGFPNRLMLPKGKKGGMPFQLFVVVSPYQAPQVPQYTGFDPVLSCGVGSGARYMDQYAFGYPLDRPIDEKVFYGVPNTYFQDVVIFHKSEGDL, from the coding sequence ATGAGAACGTTCGGAGTGTTTGTTCTGGGGGCTGCGCTGGCCGTTGCGTCGGCGGCCTTCGTACCCAGCACGAGCCAGGTGAAGTACGCCGAAAAGGATTTTCTCCACAAGCAGGAGgacctgctgctgttgttccgCCATCTGTATGAGAAGGATTGGAACCCGCAGCTGGTGGCGTACGCCAAGAACTTCCACTTCAAAGAAAGCGCGGAGCTTTTCCAGCACGAACCAACGGCACCATGGGCGAAGACCCTGTACTCCTACTACGAGCACGGTTTGCTTCCCAAGGGTGAAGTTTTCTCCGTGTACGATGAGACCCACCGCGAGCAAGCCGTCGCTCTGTTCCGCGTGCTATACCACGCCAAGGACTGGGAGACATTCTACAAGGTTGCAGCCTGGGCGAGGTACTACGTGAACGAGGGCATGTTTGTCTACGCGCTGACTGTGGCGGTTACCCATCGGTCGGATATGGCTGGATTTGCTTTGCCCGCACCGTACGAGATCAGCCCGTATCACTTCATCAACACCGAAGTCATCCAGAAGGCGCAGCAGTACAAAATGCAAGGTTACTACGGCATGCAGAAGGTGGACGGTGTGTACACCGTGACGATTCCGAGCAACTATACCGGCTGGTATATGCACACGAACGCCGAGCAGAAGATCTCCTACTTCACGGAGGACATCGGGCTGAACAGCTACTACTACTATCTGCACACGGATTACCCCTTCTGGCTCGGTGGTGAGCAGTTCGGTCTGAGCAAGGATCGTCGTGGTGAGCTGTACCTGTACGAACACCAGCAGATCTTGGCCCGGTACTATCTCGAGCGTCTCTCGAACGATCTTGGCCACGTGCCTGAATTCTCCTGGCATGCACCGATCGCCACAGGTTACTATCCAGATCTGCAGTACTACAATGGGCACAGCTTCCCGGCACGTGACAACTACTACCACGCGGATCAGGAGGCCAACTATCGTGAGATCCGCCAAGTGGTGGACTACGAGAAGCGTCTGCGGGATGTTATCGATCAGGGCTTCTTCGTGCTGCCAGATGGCAAGAAGGTGAACCTGAGCACGCCCGAATCGGTGGATGTGCTGGGTAACCTCATCCAGGACAACCCCGACAGCTACGAGCACCGGTTCTACAAGTACGTGGCCATGTACGCTCGCATCATCATGGGCGCGGCTATCGAGCCGGTCGAGCCGTATCAGGTGATCCCGAGTGCGCTGGAGCACTACGAATCGGCAATGCGAGACCCGGTGTTCTATCAGATCTATAAGCGCATCGTTGCGTACTATCACCAGTTCAAGGAGCACCTGCCGGAGTACACGTACGACGAGCTGGCCTTCCCGGGCGTGAAGATCGACGGTGTGGTGGTCGACAAGCTGCAGACGTACTTCGATCGCTTTGACGTGGACATTACGAACGCGATCGACATTGAGCCGGAACCGTACGTGCCGGGCAAGTACGAGGGCTTCGGTGAGATCGAGTACAAACCGGATCCGGTCGTGATCAAGGCTCGTACGGTGCGCCTCAACCACAAACCCTTCGTGTATAAGGTCAGCCTGACGGCGGAGAAGCCTGGCAAGGCGGCAGTGCGCGTGTTCCTCGGTCCCAAGTACAACGAGTACGGTACGCTGTACACGCTGAACGAAAACCGCGAGAACTTCTACGAGCTGGATTACTTCGTGCAGGAGTTGGTCGCTGGTAAGAACGTGCTCTCGCGCACTTCGGCCAACTTCAACGGATACGTGAAGGATCGCACCTCGTTCTACGAGCTGTACCGCAACGTGATGGCAGGATACAAGGGCACGGAGAAGTTTGCACTTGACATGACCGAAGCGCACTGCGGCTTCCCCAACCGGTTGATGCTGCCAAAGGGCAAGAAGGGTGGCATGCCGTTCCAGCTGTTCGTGGTCGTGTCTCCGTACCAAGCACCGCAGGTACCTCAGTACACCGGATTCGATCCGGTGCTGTCGTGTGGCGTAGGTTCCGGTGCTCGCTACATGGACCAGTACGCCTTCGGGTACCCGCTTGATCGTCCGATCGACGAGAAGGTGTTCTACGGAGTGCCGAACACCTACTTCCAGGATGTCGTCATCTTCCACAAGTCCGAGGGTGATCTGTGA
- the LOC128722217 gene encoding fatty acyl-CoA reductase 1-like, translating to MSSISEFYRDKVVFVTGGTGFIGKIVVEKLLRTCEVKEVILMVREKKNTLPEQRIKTLCASPIFERLAKKNPSYQDRIRVIEGDLEKPNFDLCPESMEYLKEHTHVILHIAATVKFDEEMIKAININLAGTRTALEIGRQSKNLQSFVYVSTAYSNSYDEHIQERVYPVDCNPEKILANLDDEKLIQDVIKYSLKWPNTYTFTKALAEALTLEYRQHFPVAILRPSCVMSSLNEPMPGWCDSIYGTNGTFIGWYYGLIRTSHIDPEVTIDTVPVDYVSNAIIAVGWQTYMQRAQEPEVLVYNCVSSTDNPLTFDERRRECEKACKKHPLLTGIYKPITFASSNEFMFRLYSLVLHYLPAYIMDTAMRLRGEKPRLVDTYIKIDKVVTTVKKFTNTTYFFDNQNMKDLYLAMNPIDHQQYPCDNRNYSWRLYFEVAVPGLKKYFFKEDLNNVKQARQAMRKKELIVNSILFLILGMILLQLYYLLR from the exons ATGTCGAGCATAAGTGAGTTCTATCGTGACAAGGTGGTGTTTGTGACCGGTGGCACCGGGTTCATCGGGAAAAtcgtggtggaaaagctgcTTCG AACATGCGAAGTAAAGGAAGTCATTCTGATGgtgcgcgagaaaaagaacacGCTGCCGGAGCAGCGCATCAAGACACTCTGCGCATCACCG ATATTCGAACGATTGGCCAAAAAGAACCCCAGCTATCAGGACCGGATTCGAGTGATCGAGGGCGATCTCGAAAAGCCAAACTTTGACCTGTGCCCTGAGAGCATGGAGTACCTAAAGGAGCACACCCACGTCATCTTGCACATCGCGGCCACGGTGAAATTCGACGAAGAAATGATCAAGGCGATCAACATCAATCTAGCCGGCACACGAACCGCGCTAGAAATCGGACGGCAGTCCAAGAACCTACAG AGTTTCGTGTACGTCTCAACGGCATACTCGAACAGCTACGACGAACACATTCAGGAGCGCGTCTATCCAGTTGATTGCAACCCCGAGAAGATCCTGGCCAATCTCGACGACGAGAAATTGATACAGGATGTGATCAAGTATTCGCTGAAGTGGCCCAACACGTACACTTTCACGAAGGCACTGGCCGAGGCACTGACTCTCGAGTACCGGCAGCACTTTCCGGTCGCCATCCTACGTCCGTCTTGCGTCATGTCCAGCCTAAACGAACCGATGCCGGGTTGGTGTGACTCGATCTATGGCACGAATGGAACGTTCATTGGCTGGTACTACGGACTCATTCGGACCAGCCACATCGATCCGGAGGTGACGATCGACACAGTGCCAGTGGACTACGTGTCGAATGCTATTATTGCCGTCGGATGGCAAACATACATGCAAAG GGCTCAGGAACCAGAGGTGTTGGTGTATAATTGTGTAAGCTCCACCGATAATCCCCTGACATTTG ATGAACGAAGACGCGAGTGCGAAAAAGCttgcaaaaaacaccctcTGCTGACGGGCATCTACAAACCGATCACCTTCGCCTCCAGCAACGAGTTCATGTTCCGGTTGTACTCACTGGTGCTGCACTATCTACCCGCCTACATCATGGACACAGCCATGAGGCTTCGGGGTGAGAAGCCCCGCCTCGTCGACACCTATATCAAGATTGATAAGGTCGTCACCACGGTCAAGAAATTTACCAACACCACATACTTCTTCGACAATCAGAACATGAAGGACCTTTACCTGGC CATGAATCCAATAGACCATCAACAATACCCTTGCGATAACCGAAACTACAGCTGGCGGCTGTACTTCGAGGTGGCCGTCCCGGGACTAAAGAAATACTTTTTCAAGGAAGACCTCAATAACGTAAAGCAGGCTCGCCAAGCAATGCGTAAGAAGGAGCTTATCGTGAACAGTATACTGTTTCTAATTTTGGGCATGATTCTACTGCAATTGTACTATCTGTTACGCTAA
- the LOC128732192 gene encoding uncharacterized protein F58A4.6 encodes MISFYICDYTEKISTCNIHKSGIRIRQIECNSSIQPTNITRISANPIKLVDFLHNLQFYPRFRLKIANALFCEEPNETMYIKLSPPAKEHLDYHWGERAVRMLWEFIELTELMAWLSTLGGAFSALGDYQLACADTAGKISIHQMKLAFRLGDPSLIARCKLYLAISLIQRTEFAAAKQIIQSVYSNEKKQVTPETRLLKMCLGIWAKLRYDYDVHQKHQSRMKT; translated from the exons ATGATTTCATTTTACATTTGTGATTATACCGAAAAAATATCCACATGCAACATTCACAAAAGTGGCATTCGGATACGGCAAATAGAATGCAATAGCAGTATACAGCCTACAAACATAACACGCATATCTGCAAACCCGATAAAGCTGGTCGATTTTCTACACAATTTGCAGTTCTATCCTCGATTCCGCCTTAAAATAGCCAATGCTTTGTTCTGTGAAGAACCGAATGAAACAATGTACATCAAACTTAGTCCTCCTGCTAAAGAGCATTTGGATTACCACTG GGGCGAACGGGCAGTCCGTATGCTGTGGGAGTTCATAGAGCTTACCGAGTTGATGGCCTGGCTATCGACGCTTGGCGGCGCATTTTCTGCTTTGGGCGATTACCAGCTTGCTTGTGCCGATACAGCTGGAAAAATTTCTATACACCAAATGAAGCTTGCCTTTCGGCTGGGCGACCCGTCGCTTATTGCCCGCTGCAAATTATACCTTGCCATTTCGCTCATCCAAAGAACTGAATTCGCAGCTGCCAAGCAAATTATTCAGTCTGTTTATAGTAACGAGAAAAAACAAGTTACACCCGAAACCCGTCTGCTAAAAATGTGCCTAGGAATATGGGCTAAGCTGCGGTACGATTATGATGTCCACCAAAAACATCAATCTCGCATGAAAACGTGA
- the LOC128730505 gene encoding bleomycin hydrolase: MFPSPLQDGFFEKCRADFYDCQKNVLAQNVCTRIDPFDACLSRRSLENTQHVFTYKIENEGKPLTNQKSSGRCWLFAALNCIRIPFIKQYNLDEFEFSQAYLFYWDKIERANYFLNNIVDTAKRGEPVDGRLVSFLLSDPTCDGGQWDMLVNLINKHGLMPKKCFPESYSCEASTRMNSVLKSKLREYAKDLRKLIANGASDSEVDDRMKKQMNEVYNIVGICLGIPPEKFTWEYYDKTKKYHNIGPISATDFYNKYVKPYFNVNDKVCLVTDPRSSNLYGRSYTVDCLGNVIGGRPVLYNNQPVELLLNLVTKALKLGEPVWFGCEVNKRFAGKQGIEDLDIHDFKLVFGVDIQTTMDKADRLLYGESMMTHAMVFTGVCVDVSYLSTKFRVENSWGEDRGEKGYLVMTAEWFKEFVFEVVVDRSIVSQDVLDVFDLPPIVLPAWDPMGTLAK, from the exons CACCTCTCCAGGATGGATTCTTCGAAAAGTGTCGTGCCGATTTCTACGACTGTCAAAAGAACGTTCTTGCGCAGAACGTGTGCACTCGGATAGATCCGTTCGATGCGTGTTTATCTCGGAGATCGCTGGAAAACACGCAGCATGTGTTCACTTACAAG atCGAAAATGAAGGCAAGCCGCTGACAAACCAGAAAAGTTCTGGCCGTTGCTGGTTGTTTGCAGCACTGAACTGCATACGCATTCCGTTTATCAAGCAGTATAATTTAGATGAGTTCGAGTTCTCGCAAGCATATTTGTTTTACTGGGACAAGATCGAACGTGCGAATTATTTTTTGAACAACATCGTAGACACTGCTAAGCGCGGTGAGCCAGTTGATGGCCGCttagtgtcctttttgttgtcAGACCCGACTTGCGACGGCGGCCAGTGGGATATGCTCGTTAATTTGATCAACAAGCATGGACTAATGCCTAAAAAGTGCTTCCCTGAGAGTTATAGCTGCGAGGCGAGCACACGGATGAACTCAGTCTTAAAAAGCAAG CTGCGCGAGTACGCAAAAGATCTGCGCAAGCTTATTGCTAACGGTGCATCGGATAGTGAAGTGGACGACCGTATGAAGAAACAGATGAACGAGGTGTATAACATCGTCGGTATTTGCCTTGGCATTCCACCAGAAAAGTTCACCTGGGAGTAttatgataaaacaaaaaagtatcATAATATCGGTCCGATCAGCGCGACTGACTTCTACAATAAGTACGTCAAGCCGTACTTCAACGTAAACGACAAGGTTTGTCTGGTGACGGATCCACGTTCTTCCAATCTCTATGGTCGCTCCTACACGGTCGACTGCCTGGGAAACGTGATCGGAGGTAGGCCGGTCCTGTACAACAATCAGCCGGTCGAATTGTTGCTTAATTTAGTAACGAAAGCGCTCAAACTTGGCGAACCTGTCTGGTTTGGGTGTGAAGTTAACAAGCGATTCGCCGGTAAACAAGGAATTGAAGATTTGGACAT ACATGACTTCAAGTTAGTTTTTGGAGTAGACATTCAAACTACTATGGATAAAGCCGATCGACTGCTGTACGGTGAATCGATGATGACTCATGCCATGGTGTTTACTGGAGTTTGTGTTGACGTAAGTTAtcttt CGACAAAGTTCCGGGTAGAGAATTCCTGGGGTGAAGATCGTGGCGAAAAGGGTTATCTTGTAATGACGGCCGAATGGTTCAAGGAATTTGTTTTCGAAGTGGTAGTGGACCGCAGCATAGTAAGTCAGGATGTGCTGGACGTATTCGATCTCCCACCAATAGTGCTACCTGCATGGGATCCCATGGGCACCCTAGCGAAGTAA